One part of the Vicia villosa cultivar HV-30 ecotype Madison, WI linkage group LG6, Vvil1.0, whole genome shotgun sequence genome encodes these proteins:
- the LOC131614226 gene encoding adenylate isopentenyltransferase 5, chloroplastic-like: MAFLTEKKNVLFIMGATGTGKTKLSINIGIQFPSEIINSDKIQVYKGLDIVTNKVPESEQCSIPHHLLGIIDDPDYDFTVNDFCKKMVETIDAIVENGHLPIIVGGSNSYLQVLVDDPIYAFRLKYNCCFIWVDVSLSILFPYLDKRVNEMVEAGLVDEIRDFFVPGANCTTGIRRAIGVPELQHYFEIENVKGIDEGHKEKILKEAISKMKENTCKLAENQLLKIDTMVNKLGWNMHQIDSTKVFEAVLKGENYQQLHQEIVVKPSLKIVKRFL, encoded by the coding sequence ATGGCTTTTCTAACTGAGAAGAAAAATGTTTTGTTCATAATGGGTGCAACTGGAACTGGAAAAACTAAACTTTCTATTAACATAGGTATTCAATTCCCTTCTGAAATCATTAACTCCGACAAAATTCAAGTCTATAAGGGTCTTGACATTGTCACCAATAAGGTACCAGAATCTGAACAATGTTCGATTCCACATCACTTGTTAGGCATCATAGATGATCCTGATTATGATTTCACTGTGAATGATTTTTGCAAGAAAATGGTTGAAACCATAGATGCCATTGTTGAAAATGGACATCTACCCATTATTGTAGGTGGTTCCAATTCTTACCTACAAGTACTAGTAGATGACCCAATCTATGCATTTCgtttaaaatataattgttgtttcatttgggtggatgtatctttgtctattttgtttccttattTAGATAAAAGAGTTAATGAAATGGTTGAGGCAGGTCTTGTTGATGAAATTAGAGACTTTTTTGTACCTGGAGCAAATTGCACAACAGGGATTAGAAGGGCAATTGGTGTTCCCGAGCTTCAACATTATTTTGAGATAGAAAATGTTAAAGGTATTGATGAGGGTCATAAAGAAAAGATACTTAAGGAAGCTATTTCGAAAATGAAAGAAAACACGTGCAAATTGGCTGAAAATCAACTCTTAAAGATTGATACGATGGTTAATAAGCTTGGGTGGAACATGCACCAAATTGATTCTACAAAAGTCTTTGAAGCTGTTTTAAAGGGAGAAAATTATCAACAATTGCATCAAGAAATTGTGGTTAAGCCAAGCCTTAAGATAGTTAAGAGATTTTTATAG